ATAAGCAGCGCTCTCCCCGTTCCATCATGCTCACCCGCGGAGAAGCTTCGGTCAATCCATAGGTTTGAATAATGTCCGCGTGAGGAAATACAGCCTGAAGATGGTCTACTAATTTCGCGGGAATCGCCGCACCGCTAATTACAATAAATTCAATGGAATCAAAGGCACTCCATTTCTTTGTCTGATGGAAATCGGAAACAAAGTGCATCAACTGCGTAGGCACCGCTGAGAATGCCGTGACCGCCTTATTCTGAAACAGTTTAAACGCTGTGCGCGGCAGCAAGGGCAAGCTGACAAGTTTAATTCGGGCTCCATATAGCATGCAAGAAATCAATTGCGTGACAATCGTAGAACTGAAATGAACGGGCATCGTTACAAGAAACGAATCCTGATCCGTATACCCCACCTTTTCGCCATGTGCCAACGCATTCGTTAATACATTCCAATGGGATAACATCACGATTTTAGATTTTCCGGTTGTGCCCGATGTAGGAAGGAGAATCGCACATTGATTGGGATCGGACTGATTTGTTAACGAGATCGATTCGAACGAAGGCATTGCTTCTTGCGATAAATCCTGAGCGGTAACCCAAGGAATGTCGCAATTTAAATGCGCAGGCTGTGCATATTTGCTGATAACCAATTTGGCGTCACTGGCATTTAAAATATTTTCGATTTCAGTATTGGATGCCGAATAAGGAACCGGTACTAACACATAACCGCAGAATTGAATGCCCAGCGCCGCAAAAATGAACAAGGGCTCATTATTTGTGTATAGTGCAAGATGACTTCCGGACTCAAGCTCAAAATTCTTGTGGATATATAGAGCAATCAAGTAAGCTTCTGTCATCACCTCTGCGTAAGTCCATTGCTGCTTTAGATCTTCAAGGATAATATGATCTTGGCGATCAGAGGCCTCCAGAAATAGACGCTGAATGATAGTCATCATAGCGTTTTCTCAGTCAAATAATTAAGGATTAATCCAGCCGTGGAGAACTTCTCAAATAACAGATCTTCATCAGGGATCGAGATGTTAAACTTCGATTCCATTGAAACAATAAGCTTGATGAAGCCTACTGAGTCGATCCCTTGGTCCAACAAACGGGTATCGTGGTCTTGCGGATATTCAATGTCCAGCTCAGTAAAAATTTCATCTCTCAAGATAGATTCTATTGATTTAGACATCATGTTTCCCCCGTTAGATAATCTTTAGAAAAAGGCTGATTAAAGAGGATCGTATAAGTGATGAGCAAATGAAAGTGATTGTGAAGAAGAATAAGTTCATAACGATGGACAAGGTGAATTTGCACTGAAAGAGTTGTTTGCAGAGATGCTGCAATTCATGCTGGAGGCGGAGTATGACACGATGCAGGACATAAAAAGCTTGACGAGAAGAGTACAACGATGGAAATAATCGAGGGTTACCATCGTCAACATCGCAAAGCCTAAAGAAAAAAGCATTTTCCCAAGCAATGAAGCTTTGCTGAAAATGCTTTACAAAACTAAGAGGAATGTCACTCGTAAATGGACAGGGCGTGCACAAAACTGGGACTAATTTCACCCCGTCACCTCTCCATTTTCTTCCTCGACGTGATCGAACTATATTGCGTAAAGTTTTGCTTGGAGAGCGTTTACACTAGTAGATTTACAGCACCAAGCGCCTGATATATTTAATATAATTCCATATATGCCAATTGTCAACAATCTCAAAAAAGCCCGTTGATGCCCTCTGGAATTTCATTCGTCATCTGGCTGTTTATCTCATTTGCGATTGTACGCCCAATACAATAAACATTGTCAGAATGCTTCATAGCTACAATGTCGAAGTGTTTTCGTCTAGGTACTCCAAGCAAGAGGTGCAAAGCTTGAAATGATTTCTCACCTGCTAACCGAAATTCCACCGGTACTTCTCGGCACACGTTTTAACAAGGTTATTTTTTCAAAGGACAGCCTACCCAGAATTTTCATGGAATACAA
Above is a window of Paenibacillus sp. E222 DNA encoding:
- a CDS encoding phosphopantetheine-binding protein produces the protein MSKSIESILRDEIFTELDIEYPQDHDTRLLDQGIDSVGFIKLIVSMESKFNISIPDEDLLFEKFSTAGLILNYLTEKTL
- a CDS encoding class I adenylate-forming enzyme family protein; this translates as MMTIIQRLFLEASDRQDHIILEDLKQQWTYAEVMTEAYLIALYIHKNFELESGSHLALYTNNEPLFIFAALGIQFCGYVLVPVPYSASNTEIENILNASDAKLVISKYAQPAHLNCDIPWVTAQDLSQEAMPSFESISLTNQSDPNQCAILLPTSGTTGKSKIVMLSHWNVLTNALAHGEKVGYTDQDSFLVTMPVHFSSTIVTQLISCMLYGARIKLVSLPLLPRTAFKLFQNKAVTAFSAVPTQLMHFVSDFHQTKKWSAFDSIEFIVISGAAIPAKLVDHLQAVFPHADIIQTYGLTEASPRVSMMERGERCLSCGSPINDVSIRLVDEEENEVEGAAIGEIWVKGPNVMLGYYKNPELTNATIVEGWLKTGDLGYWNESGCLILTGRKKNIIISGGINIYPEEIEEFLYGLKEVEEVMVVGIHDDLLGEVPIAFLKVFNEYPMDIDALTRHCNLHLSSYKVPRQWRIIDDIPKTKTGKLDRASTKRLLLNEIY